In one window of Oryza sativa Japonica Group chromosome 9, ASM3414082v1 DNA:
- the LOC4346870 gene encoding heavy metal-associated isoprenylated plant protein 23: MGGTMDYLSDLLGGGGSSSRRRYKKRKQFQTVELKVRMDCDGCELKVRNALSSMKGVQSVEINRKQYKVTVQGFVEPHKVVKRVQATGKKAEIWPYVPYTLVAHPYAAPAYDKRAPPGHVRRVDAVMPVASYGSAAAAAAPEERLTTMFSDENPNACSIM; encoded by the exons ATGGGAGGCACCATGGATTACCTGTCTGAtcttctcggcggcggcgggagcagcagcCGTCGGAGGTACAAGAAGAGGAAGCAGTTCCAGACGGTGGAGCTCAAGGTGAGGATGGACTGCGACGGCTGCGAGCTCAAAGTCAGGAACGCCCTCTCCAGCATGAAAG GGGTGCAGTCGGTGGAGATAAACAGGAAGCAGTACAAGGTGACGGTGCAGGGGTTCGTGGAGCCGCACAAGGTGGTGAAGCGGGTGCAGGCGACGGGGAAGAAGGCGGAGATCTGGCCCTACGTGCCCTACACCCTCGTCGCCCACCCCTACGCCGCCCCGGCCTACGACAAGAGGGCTccccccggccacgtccgccgcgTCGACGCCGTCATGCCCGTCGCCAGCTacggctccgccgccgctgccgccgcgccggaggAGCGCCTCACCACCATGTTCAGCGACGAGAACCCCAACGCCTGCTCCATCATGTGA
- the LOC4346871 gene encoding SNF1-related protein kinase regulatory subunit beta-3 → MDRQVRGDHEGINVVGFEVPTSPDSSYNNPVPGNEDEAREPPLVPPHLQHTLLSFPPSQDDSSSLPPPQNVVLNHLYIEKENSRSVVALGITHRFRAKFVTVVLYKPVQRR, encoded by the exons ATGGACCGGCAAGTCAGGGGTGACCAT GAAGGGATCAACGTTGTTGGGTTTGAAGTGCCAACATCACCAGATTCAAGCTACAACAACCCTGTTCCTGGAAATGAAGATGAAGCTCGAGAGCCCCCATTGGTTCCTCCTCATCTGCAGCATACATTATTGAGCTTCCCACCAAGCCAAGATGATTCAAGCAGCCTTCCTCCACCTCAAAACGTGGTACTCAACCACCTCTACATAGAGAAAGAGAACTCTAGATCCGTCGTCGCCCTGGGGATTACCCATCGGTTCAGGGCAAAGTTTGTGACTGTTGTGCTGTACAAGCCCGTACAAAGGCGGTAG
- the LOC9271983 gene encoding putative disease resistance protein RGA3 produces the protein MDSGNIGGSLQSSSGGDDEFDSRGGGGGVEGAGAAVAAAPATARRSRKRTRASWRTVTTDPSNFRAMVQEFTGIPSPPFVAGVGAPAASLRTRFDHLFPSPASALRSAAAGDPASSLPPYLLRPIAQKLPTASAQNSTMQQTRDPSALPHSSSFVTWTPDEFHSPGFNSSKQDERFVLENTLRGMYELIKLAECWVRKDYSIANLLQEAKDTVYCAEDLLDELNYYELQDGVGFSANRSSCPEFSDIKMTEIHGKLNSLKEQMGHLGLHDMQPQHFIFESVSQKYGNLMYDRTNFGYQEELQVLIDSFILDKNSLTSEQVSEVPSSGRAGQKNLSVLTIVGDGGIGKTALAHCSFNDQKVQDHFDLLVWICVSDGFDDKKLIKRLAWAIAESEMKSDDLICLQRVLTNGMIHHSRRLLLVLDDLQEDVCQEYYLGWERFLAPLKCASPGSMVLVTTRSMKVAEHISSVCLQLEGLPNEINWHLFSMHAFDLPISDSDQEVECIGRKIAARLNGSPLGAKIVGCLLNLKLDAVYWKSILESELWELGHHKETRIWPALHLSYQYLPFHLKRCFSFCSMYPKSHEFDAETLVDSWVAVGLVVSNGSVPAVDIGHEYFDQLVRRSFFQISPTSSSSRHAYVMQGLLYETAQKISTNECFVIKDSSDLLRIPPKVRHVSILHFSGLSSSDLESLHKYKTLRSVVCISIDSDVITTSVLETWFCHLTNIRMLRFISCRLKELLGNVGNLILLRYLDISSCDFEALPDSFWRLRNLEILDAQNCRFDSVPKDIVKLVKLRKARLRSDLNNQLGHVPGVGNLIYLQDMPYYAVDDTPGRGIQELKNLNNLRGALEISGLHNVTSKEQAVEADLDKKTHLNTLTLSWHDSIRPDKHNGEQEMEVLESLRPSPSIKNLEVRFYMGSGFHPSWLLDDEPISSRLESLSISSCPNIASLFITVTGSSSRGSSPVVFRSLTKLSVTWCRKLMSLDNLLQPELLPEIKVIRISNCEELASLPTNQLIKFTHLEDLEVSHCWSLSWEQGLTLPRSLKSLKLEACGELTDSVLRCGLRELPVLVSLELQFCSGVECIGGEIWSEMPSLQRLKIFCCQELSSIGGEESIARVESVDIRHCPKLRELEQPFQRG, from the coding sequence ATGGATTCTGGTAATATTGGAGGGAGTCTCCAGTcgtcgagcggcggcgacgacgagttcGATTcgcggggaggtggtggtggggtggagggggcgggggcggcagtggccgcggcgccggcgacggcgaggaggtcgaGGAAGCGGACGAGGGCGTCGTGGCGGACGGTGACCACCGACCCCTCCAACTTCCGCGCCATGGTGCAGGAGTTCACCGGGatcccctcgccgccgttcgtcgcGGGCGTCGGGgcacccgccgcctcgctccgcacGCGCTTCGACCACCTCTTcccctcgccggcgtccgccctccgctccgccgccgccggcgatccgGCATCCTCGCTGCCGCCGTACCTCCTCCGCCCCATCGCGCAGAAGCTCCCCACGGCTTCGGCGCAGAACAGCACCATGCAGCAGACTCGTGATCCCAGCGCACTTCCGCATTCATCCAGCTTCGTCACATGGACGCCGGACGAATTTCATTCACCCGGTTTCAACTCATCGAAACAGGATGAACGGTTTGTGCTCGAGAACACTCTCCGTGGTATGTACGAACTTATTAAGCTCGCGGAGTGTTGGGTTCGCAAGGATTATTCCATTGCTAATCTCCTCCAAGAAGCCAAGGATACAGTGTACTGTGCTGAAGATCTCTTGGACGAGCTCAATTACTATGAGCTCCAGGACGGAGTTGGGTTCAGTGCGAATAGATCTTCATGCCCAGAGTTTTCTGACATCAAGATGACGGAAATCCATGGAAAGCTCAATTCTCTCAAAGAACAAATGGGGCATTTGGGCTTGCATGACATGCAACCacagcattttatttttgaatCGGTCAGCCAGAAATACGGCAATCTCATGTACGACAGAACAAACTTTGGCTATCAGGAAGAGTTGCAGGTGTTGATTGATTCATTTATTTTGGACAAGAACAGTCTGACCAGCGAGCAAGTCTCTGAGGTGCCCAGCAGTGGTCGAGCTGGACAGAAGAATCTGTCCGTTTTGACAATAGTAGGAGATGGTGGTATCGGGAAGACTGCCCTGGCTCATTGTTCTTTCAATGATCAGAAAGTTCAGGATCATTTTGATCTTCTTGTTTGGATATGTGTCTCAGATGGCTTTGATGACAAGAAGCTGATTAAGAGGTTAGCATGGGCTATTGCCGAAAGCGAAATGAAATCTGATGATCTAATTTGTCTCCAGAGAGTTCTAACTAATGGCATGATTCATCACTCAAGGAGGCTGTTGCTTGTGCTTGATGATTTGCAGGAGGATGTATGCCAAGAATATTACCTTGGATGGGAAAGGTTTCTTGCCCCCCTAAAATGTGCCAGTCCAGGAAGTATGGTTTTGGTGACCACAAGATCGATGAAGGTTGCTGAACATATTAGTTCAGTCTGCTTGCAATTGGAAGGTTTACCCAATGAAATTAATTGGCATTTGtttagcatgcatgcatttgaTTTACCGATTTCTGACAGTGATCAAGAGGTTGAGTGTATTGGCAGAAAAATAGCTGCAAGGCTAAATGGTTCTCCTCTTGGTGCTAAAATTGTTGGATGTCTACTGAACTTGAAACTGGATGCTGTATACTGGAAGAGTATATTGGAAAGTGAGTTGTGGGAGTTGGGCCATCACAAGGAAACCAGAATCTGGCCAGCCCTTCACTTGAGCTACCAATATCTCCCCTTCCATTTGAAACGATGCTTCTCCTTCTGTTCTATGTACCCCAAGAGTCATGAATTTGATGCAGAGACACTTGTGGATAGCTGGGTAGCAGTGGGATTAGTTGTGTCCAATGGAAGCGTGCCTGCTGTAGATATCGGCCATGAGTACTTTGATCAGCTTGTGAGACGATCCTTCTTTCAGATATCTCCAACATCTTCCAGTTCTCGGCATGCATATGTCATGCAAGGTTTGCTGTATGAAACTGCGCAGAAAATTTCAACAAACGAATGCTTTGTGATTAAAGACAGCAGTGACTTGTTGAGAATACCTCCCAAAGTTCGTCATGTGTCAATACTCCACTTTAGTGGTCTTAGTAGCAGCGATTTAGAAAGCCTGCACAAGTACAAGACATTGCGGTCAGTTGTTTGCATTAGCATTGACTCTGATGTCATTACTACTTCTGTACTTGAAACATGGTTCTGTCATCTCACTAACATCCGGATGCTGAGGTTCATATCATGCCGGCTGAAGGAGCTACTGGGGAATGTTGGTAACCTGATACTTCTTCGCTATCTCGACATTTCCTCCTGTGACTTCGAGGCACTTCCTGATTCTTTTTGGCGTCTTCGTAATCTGGAAATCCTGGATGCTCAAAACTGCAGATTTGATAGTGTTCCCAAGGACATTGTCAAGCTCGTGAAATTGAGGAAGGCTAGACTGAGGAGTGATCTTAACAACCAGCTCGGACATGTGCCTGGAGTAGGCAATCTTATCTATCTTCAAGATATGCCTTACTATGCTGTTGATGATACACCAGGAAGGGGAATTCAAGAGCTGAAGAACCTGAACAATCTCCGAGGTGCACTAGAGATCAGTGGCCTTCACAATGTCACAAGCAAGGAGCAAGCAGTTGAGGCTGATCTAGACAAGAAAACCCATCTCAACACATTGACTCTTTCATGGCATGACTCGATCAGGCCTGACAAACACAACGGCGAACAGGAGATGGAGGTGCTCGAAAGCCTACGCCCTAGCCCCAGCATCAAGAATCTGGAAGTGAGGTTCTACATGGGCTCCGGATTTCATCCAAGTTGGCTCCTCGACGATGAGCCAATCAGTAGCAGGTTGGAATCGCTCTCGATCAGCTCCTGCCCTAACATAGCGAGCCTGTTCATCACCGTGACggggagcagcagcagaggcaGCTCACCTGTAGTGTTCAGATCACTCACCAAGCTGAGCGTCACCTGGTGCAGAAAGCTAATGAGCCTCGACAATCTCCTGCAGCCAGAGCTTCTACCTGAAATCAAGGTGATACGGATCTCCAACTGCGAGGAGTTAGCATCATTGCCGACGAATCAGCTCATCAAATTCACTCACCTGGAGGATCTGGAGGTGTCCCACTGCTGGAGCCTGAGCTGGGAGCAAGGCCTGACCCTGCCCAGATCCCTGAAATCGCTCAAGCTGGAAGCTTGCGGAGAGCTCACGGATTCAGTTCTCCGATGCGGCCTGCGTGAACTCCCTGTGCTCGTGAGCTTGGAGTTGCAGTTTTGCTCCGGGGTGGAGTGCATCGGCGGTGAGATATGGAGCGAAATGCCGTCTCTCCAGAGGCTGAAGATCTTCTGCTGCCAGGAGCTGAGCTCCATCGGAGGAGAAGAATCCATTGCTAGGGTGGAGAGTGTTGATATCAGGCATTGCCCAAAGCTGAGAGAGCTGGAGCAGCCGTTTCAGAGAGGCTAA
- the LOC4346874 gene encoding putative disease resistance RPP13-like protein 1, translating into MAMLRPAAMDLFLSATSIVSNANEWFEFLGTAFSAASLLLSRWRRRRQGDEAERRQLQWKGQDAKMKQLHYCMLQLPDLIHHAEWLSFVKDDKEVAKLLPELKARVHDAYDLLEEFNHHHHHQQQLQLDLGQDAAAEKAGDDFLQSIAGGNTVREILDDLNCLRNTLEGVIDRHARSEPHQIGKLLRPAMTSFYDKSKFRSLEDEVNELLELLGVKICSARPHKRRIKGETASASKRTKRNSGVPSASTRTSCSNQEIASDNVTVLAISGIGGVGKTTLARQVYNDERVKGYFDVRIWISVSDDFNVKRLTKEFIEFALANWMQSDNLCNLQQSLTESIVKFRFLLVLDDVWDDVYANQDNRWQNFLEPLKSAQQGSAILLTTRSQRVADLVNENRHFRLEGLPPTIFDEFFEACAFGSDRCGVNPELNPIGKRIIPQLKRCPLAAETLGRLLKPMLDREHWNQIAGSELWELKQEKYDILPVLRLSYLYLPSYLRNCFLFCSMYPKNHQFDKDTLVNSWIAAGLVESCKGGKLESNGYQYFEDLLHRSLLQKESNSPTDSKYVMHKLIHDMAQLISEHECFIVKGETDLTKIPQGVRHLSIIGSSSLSETNLIMVCKYKTLRSIVCHGVETYILTAVAKYWFEELTKIRMLGFLSCEVNSLPENIDNLKLLRYLNISDCTFEELPQSFWRLQNLQIVDAQKCRVQQIPDDFNRLGNLQRFKLRGRIIKQPGTYEL; encoded by the coding sequence ATGGCGATGCTgaggccggcggccatggattTGTTCCTGTCGGCGACGTCCATCGTCTCCAACGCCAACGAATGGTTCGAGTTCCTCGGCACGGCCTTCTCCGCCGCGTCGTTGCTGCTATCCCGGTGGAGGCGTCGGCGGCAAGGGGACGAGGCGGAGAGGAGGCAGCTGCAGTGGAAAGGGCAGGACGCGAAGATGAAGCAGCTCCACTACTGCATGCTCCAGCTCCCGGATCTGATCCACCATGCCGAGTGGCTCAGCTTCGTCAAGGACGACAAGGAGGTGGCCAAGCTCCTCCCCGAGCTCAAGGCCAGGGTGCACGACGCCTACGACCTCCTCGAGGAGTTcaatcaccaccaccatcaccagcaGCAGCTCCAACTGGATCTGGGTCAGGACGCCGCCGCGGAGAAGGCCGGGGACGATTTCTTGCAGAGCATCGCCGGTGGCAACACGGTGAGGGAGATCCTGGATGATCTCAACTGCCTGAGGAACACGCTTGAGGGTGTCATTGACCGCCATGCTCGCTCCGAGCCGCATCAGATTGGCAAGCTGCTGAGGCCGGCCATGACCTCTTTCTATGACAAATCCAAGTTCCGCAGCCTTGAGGATGAGGTGAATGAGCTGCTCGAGTTACTCGGGGTGAAGATCTGCTCGGCACGGCCACACAAGCGGCGAATCAAAGGCGAAACCGCTTCGGCTAGCAAGAGGACCAAGCGGAACAGCGGTGTCCCTTCTGCATCCACCAGGACATCATGCAGCAATCAGGAAATTGCATCTGACAATGTAACTGTCTTAGCGATATCTGGCATTGGTGGTGTTGGGAAAACTACTTTGGCTCGGCAAgtttacaatgatgagagggTCAAGGGGTATTTTGATGTCAGGATCTGGATTTCTGTCTCGGATGATTTCAATGTCAAGAGATTAACTAAGGAGTTCATAGAGTTCGCTCTTGCGAATTGGATGCAGTCTGATAATCTGTGTAACCTCCAGCAGAGTCTCACTGAAAGCATTGTCAAGTTTaggttcttgcttgttcttgatGATGTGTGGGACGATGTATATGCTAATCAAGACAACAGATGGCAGAATTTCCTTGAGCCATTGAAGTCTGCCCAACAAGGGAGTGCGATTCTGTTGACGACAAGGTCTCAAAGGGTTGCGGATCTAGTGAATGAAAACAGGCACTTCCGACTGGAAGGTCTGCCGCCTACCATTTTCGATGAATTTTTTGAGGCGTGTGCATTTGGCTCAGATCGCTGCGGTGTTAATCCAGAACTGAACCCCATTGGGAAAAGGATAATTCCACAGCTGAAGAGGTGTCCTTTAGCTGCTGAAACTCTTGGACGTTTACTGAAGCCTATGCTGGATAGAGAGCACTGGAATCAGATTGCAGGAAGTGAGTTGTGGGAGCTGAAACAGGAGAAATATGACATTTTGCCAGTCCTTCGCTTGAGCTATCTGTATCTACCTTCCTATCTGAGAAACTGTTTTTTGTTTTGCTCCATGTATCCTAAAAACCATCAGTTTGACAAAGATACTCTGGTGAACAGTTGGATAGCAGCTGGGTTAGTTGAGTCCTGCAAGGGTGGCAAGCTAGAAAGCAATGGATACCAATATTTTGAGGATCTACTGCATAGATCCCTTCTTCAGAAGGAATCAAACAGCCCAACGGATTCCAAGTATGTTATGCATAAGCTGATCCATGATATGGCACAACTGATTTCTGAGCACGAGTGCTTCATTGTAAAAGGCGAAACTGATCTGACAAAAATCCCTCAAGGCGTTCGCCATCTTTCAATAATTGGCAGTAGTAGTCTCAGTGAAACCAACCTAATAATGGTATGCAAGTACAAAACGCTGCGCTCCATTGTGTGCCATGGTGTTGAGACTTACATACTTACTGCTGTAGCGAAGTACTGGTTTGAAGAACTTACCAAAATACGAATGCTGGGTTTCCTGTCCTGTGAGGTGAACTCTCTGCCTGAGAACATTGACAACCTGAAGCTTCTCCGGTACCTGAATATCAGCGATTGTACTTTCGAAGAGCTTCCTCAATCTTTTTGGCGACTTCAGAATTTACAAATTGTAGATGCTCAGAAATGCCGTGTCCAACAAATTCCTGATGACTTCAATCGATTGGGTAATTTGCAGAGATTTAAGTTGAGGGGTAGAATTATCAAACAACCCGGCACTTATGAACTTTAA